A DNA window from Amycolatopsis sp. DSM 110486 contains the following coding sequences:
- a CDS encoding prepilin peptidase — protein sequence MRTEVTVQFAQIRGWSTLGAVVVGLVLGAAGSLLTRRFVPPGHVAARSWWLGALITAVVLGLVAWRVRAGGEPVVDGYVAVLAVPLAVIDSCEHRLPRALLWPQLGGALLGFSILCVVRNDSAPGVRAVAALAAAAGLFLVLALVTAGEVGAGDISAAAVVGLVTGWLGWPFVGGALLTASVLALVLVAVPGVRQRNAAGVVLVPFGPCLYAGALVMVVAAA from the coding sequence GTGAGAACCGAGGTCACCGTGCAGTTCGCGCAAATCCGTGGGTGGTCGACGCTGGGCGCCGTCGTCGTTGGTCTCGTACTGGGGGCAGCAGGAAGCCTGCTCACACGCCGGTTCGTACCGCCCGGCCACGTTGCCGCCAGGTCGTGGTGGCTGGGGGCACTGATCACGGCTGTTGTGCTGGGACTCGTGGCCTGGCGCGTTCGCGCCGGCGGCGAACCCGTGGTCGACGGATACGTGGCGGTGCTGGCGGTCCCGCTCGCAGTCATCGACTCGTGCGAGCATCGGTTGCCACGCGCGCTGTTGTGGCCACAGCTGGGCGGCGCTCTGCTCGGGTTCTCGATCTTGTGTGTCGTACGGAACGACTCCGCGCCTGGTGTCCGCGCCGTCGCTGCACTCGCAGCGGCCGCTGGCCTGTTTCTCGTCCTGGCCCTCGTGACTGCCGGAGAAGTGGGAGCCGGGGACATCAGCGCAGCTGCGGTGGTCGGGCTGGTGACGGGATGGCTCGGATGGCCGTTCGTCGGCGGTGCTCTCCTGACGGCCTCGGTCCTGGCGCTCGTCCTCGTCGCCGTCCCGGGAGTCAGGCAACGCAACGCAGCGGGTGTGGTTCTGGTGCCCTTTGGGCCGTGTCTCTACGCAGGAGCCCTCGTGATGGTTGTGGCGGCCGCGTAA
- a CDS encoding helix-turn-helix transcriptional regulator, producing the protein MPGNTATIKSKAVGAKLRKLRTDRRQSLRAAAADLGIDPSTLLRYETGERGPKAETVARILGHYGVNNGLYDEIMGMLADVDAPQWLAISLPEQRQQTAALLEFEAAAGTITEVAPLLIPGLVQSPDYTRAIMSGGTVPSDEVSLRVATRLGRREVVSIDRPNPANLVVLVGEAALRQVIGTKDMMVEQLDYLLKVASWPHVDVRVVPFTSGWHPALEGAFTLIDPRADDGLSIVFLENRRSGLILHEDKDVKAYREAIPLVSSAALSPAASIEFIADLVNGMRTP; encoded by the coding sequence ATGCCTGGCAACACGGCGACAATCAAGTCCAAAGCAGTCGGCGCCAAGCTGAGGAAGCTGCGAACAGATCGCCGCCAATCGCTCCGAGCTGCGGCGGCTGACCTGGGCATCGATCCCAGCACATTGCTTCGCTACGAGACCGGCGAGCGAGGCCCGAAGGCCGAGACGGTCGCCCGAATCTTGGGTCACTACGGCGTCAACAACGGCCTATACGACGAGATCATGGGCATGCTCGCCGATGTTGACGCCCCGCAGTGGCTCGCGATCTCGTTGCCAGAGCAACGGCAACAGACCGCCGCCCTGCTCGAGTTCGAAGCAGCGGCCGGCACCATCACCGAGGTTGCGCCGCTGCTGATCCCCGGCCTGGTGCAGAGTCCGGATTACACCCGCGCGATCATGTCCGGTGGCACGGTGCCGTCCGACGAGGTCAGTCTCCGCGTTGCAACTCGCCTCGGTCGCCGAGAAGTCGTGAGCATCGATAGGCCCAATCCCGCGAACCTGGTCGTGCTGGTTGGCGAGGCCGCCCTGCGGCAGGTGATCGGGACCAAGGACATGATGGTGGAGCAGCTGGACTACCTGTTGAAGGTCGCGAGCTGGCCACATGTCGACGTGCGGGTGGTGCCGTTCACCAGCGGTTGGCATCCCGCGTTGGAGGGTGCATTCACGCTGATCGACCCGCGAGCCGACGACGGGCTCTCGATCGTATTCCTCGAGAACCGGCGAAGTGGGCTGATCCTGCACGAGGACAAGGACGTGAAGGCGTATCGCGAGGCAATCCCACTCGTCTCGTCAGCCGCGCTGAGCCCCGCAGCTTCGATCGAGTTCATCGCCGATCTTGTCAACGGAATGAGGACACCATGA
- a CDS encoding DUF397 domain-containing protein, whose protein sequence is MTAPSTASSWRKPRRSQNGNNCVEVALAPTEVGVRDTKDRDSGQLSVTSTAWRALIKNFSRE, encoded by the coding sequence ATGACTGCGCCGTCAACCGCCAGCAGCTGGCGGAAGCCGCGTCGGAGCCAGAACGGCAACAACTGCGTGGAGGTCGCGCTCGCCCCGACCGAGGTCGGCGTCCGCGACACGAAGGATCGAGATAGCGGGCAGCTGTCGGTCACCAGCACGGCATGGCGCGCGCTGATCAAGAACTTCTCACGCGAGTGA
- a CDS encoding HAD hydrolase-like protein, translated as MTVPHRSPRTLVLWDVDHTLIETRGVGRAIYDRAFPAVTGRPLAKLAKIAGRTELDIMAESLRINDIEPTADKVGRLADALVQEYEDARDELRTTGRALPDAEETLARLAGDPAVYQAVLSGNLRAVARIKLEVFGLDKYLDLEASAFGDDHADRSMLVTIAQQRAEQRTGTRFANPDTVLVGDTSNDVKAALTAGVVIIAVATGKTPEEELRAAGATHVIPNLSAFPQL; from the coding sequence ATGACCGTCCCCCATCGCTCTCCCCGCACCCTGGTGCTCTGGGATGTCGACCACACGCTGATCGAGACCCGCGGCGTGGGGCGAGCAATCTACGACCGCGCCTTTCCGGCCGTGACGGGCCGGCCGCTCGCCAAGCTGGCGAAGATCGCCGGCCGAACCGAGCTGGACATCATGGCCGAATCACTGCGCATCAACGACATCGAACCCACGGCCGACAAGGTCGGGCGCCTGGCGGACGCTCTCGTGCAGGAGTACGAGGATGCCCGCGACGAGCTGCGAACAACGGGGCGCGCGCTGCCAGACGCGGAGGAGACGTTGGCTCGGCTGGCAGGTGACCCGGCCGTCTACCAGGCGGTGCTCAGCGGCAACCTGCGAGCGGTGGCGCGGATCAAGCTGGAGGTCTTCGGCCTAGACAAGTACCTCGACCTCGAAGCCAGCGCGTTCGGGGACGACCACGCTGACCGGTCGATGCTGGTGACGATCGCGCAGCAGCGCGCCGAACAACGCACCGGCACACGCTTCGCGAACCCAGACACTGTGCTTGTCGGAGACACATCTAACGACGTGAAAGCCGCGCTCACTGCGGGCGTCGTGATCATCGCCGTCGCCACCGGCAAGACCCCCGAAGAGGAGCTCCGCGCCGCCGGCGCCACGCATGTCATCCCGAACCTGAGCGCCTTCCCCCAGCTTTGA
- a CDS encoding helix-turn-helix domain-containing protein produces the protein MTDEHLAHVVGSRVRFFRSTKPLTKTVVAGLAGITPDYLYQIERGVKMPTIPVLVQLAHVLDVEPGDLLNEIPPARRKKVTGNAGDALQRALTRPAAPADAPILDDLREDVVRAWHTWQTSPHRYSELSAELPEMIAGARAAVNSSDARDRRAAHRYAADLYGLVRTVTKRVGRGDLSLLAADRALREAEAADDPIRLAAARWNLGQVLLADGSVEGAEEEAVDARASLQPLIEHENVDALALSGSLLLLSAIAAVRSGNRWTARDRLREAVPLAQRVGEHNACWTAFGPTNVAMFAVSIEVESGEAVEGLRLAETIDHDRSPSVERRVAFLVDQAKGYTQRRDYSGALLMLQAAEAEAPEDIQYRPAVHGVLGTLTDRGRGSVARQAASLAKRAGLPTVS, from the coding sequence GTGACCGACGAACATCTGGCGCACGTGGTCGGCAGCCGCGTCCGGTTCTTCCGGTCGACGAAGCCGTTGACGAAGACCGTCGTCGCCGGCCTGGCCGGGATCACGCCGGACTACCTGTACCAGATCGAGCGCGGTGTCAAGATGCCCACGATCCCGGTCCTCGTGCAGCTGGCACATGTTCTGGATGTCGAGCCGGGCGACCTGCTCAACGAGATACCTCCGGCTCGCCGCAAGAAGGTCACCGGCAACGCCGGCGACGCGCTGCAGCGAGCCCTGACCCGGCCGGCAGCTCCGGCTGACGCGCCCATTCTCGACGATCTGCGCGAGGACGTTGTCCGCGCCTGGCACACCTGGCAAACCTCGCCGCACCGCTACAGCGAGCTGAGTGCCGAGTTGCCCGAGATGATCGCCGGGGCGCGGGCGGCGGTGAACAGCAGCGACGCCCGCGACCGGCGAGCGGCGCACCGGTACGCCGCAGACCTGTACGGCCTCGTGCGCACCGTCACCAAACGGGTCGGTCGCGGCGACCTGTCCCTTCTCGCCGCCGACCGTGCACTGCGGGAAGCCGAGGCCGCCGACGACCCGATCCGGCTGGCCGCCGCACGCTGGAACCTGGGCCAGGTGCTCCTGGCCGACGGCAGCGTCGAGGGCGCCGAAGAGGAAGCGGTCGACGCTCGCGCCAGCCTCCAGCCCCTCATCGAGCACGAGAACGTCGACGCGCTGGCGCTGTCGGGCTCGCTGTTGCTGCTCTCGGCCATCGCCGCCGTCCGGAGTGGCAATCGCTGGACAGCCAGAGATCGTCTCCGTGAAGCAGTCCCTCTCGCCCAGCGGGTCGGCGAGCACAACGCCTGCTGGACGGCTTTCGGCCCGACCAATGTCGCGATGTTCGCGGTGAGCATCGAGGTGGAATCCGGGGAAGCCGTCGAAGGGCTACGGCTGGCCGAGACGATCGATCACGACCGGTCTCCGTCGGTTGAGCGCCGTGTCGCGTTTCTCGTCGATCAGGCCAAGGGCTACACGCAGCGCCGCGACTACTCGGGCGCGCTGCTCATGTTGCAGGCCGCAGAGGCGGAGGCTCCCGAGGACATCCAGTACCGGCCGGCCGTGCACGGCGTCCTCGGAACCTTGACCGATCGGGGTCGCGGATCCGTCGCGCGGCAGGCCGCGTCACTGGCGAAGCGCGCAGGGCTGCCGACGGTGTCGTGA
- a CDS encoding radical SAM protein produces MHQLIASPFLGEYLVTRPDSERGVKIPQGRYRQLKSAEAGELVPEWLEQAVAQCWGLNVSGRALSDVVLIRSESAHGFGRASYELNLGCNYDCEHCYLGLKRFEGLCWSDRERLLHIMRDAGVLWLQLTGGEPLIDRLFSETYELAWDLGMMIGISSNGSRLHNPDILNLLTTRRPYRLTISVYGATEASYDGLTRRRGSFRKFQSGLAAAVEAGLPLKLNIVVARQNEHEVAEMQAMAEGLGIPYHVFTNMSPTIYGGPESLPAQSREFQRQRKPFGGCNAGVTFFHADPHGVASICKVGRDPSVNLMSEGVAGLTNLAGIAEKLQTRTGGCSGCTLSGTCWVCRPLAKLYQQAKAPLGSYCQHRGR; encoded by the coding sequence GTGCACCAACTCATCGCCAGCCCGTTCCTTGGCGAATATCTCGTGACACGCCCCGACAGCGAGCGTGGAGTCAAAATTCCCCAGGGTCGCTACCGGCAGCTGAAATCCGCTGAAGCCGGGGAACTCGTGCCGGAATGGCTCGAGCAGGCGGTGGCGCAGTGCTGGGGTCTGAACGTGTCCGGCCGCGCGCTGAGTGACGTCGTGCTCATCCGAAGCGAGTCGGCGCACGGGTTCGGCCGGGCCAGCTACGAGCTCAACCTCGGCTGCAACTACGACTGCGAGCACTGCTACCTCGGCCTCAAGCGTTTCGAGGGTCTGTGCTGGTCTGATCGTGAACGGCTGCTGCACATCATGCGCGACGCCGGCGTGCTCTGGCTCCAGCTCACCGGCGGCGAGCCGCTGATCGACCGCCTCTTCTCCGAGACCTACGAGTTGGCGTGGGACCTCGGCATGATGATCGGCATCTCGTCCAACGGATCGCGCTTGCACAACCCCGACATCCTGAACCTGCTCACGACCCGCCGGCCCTACCGACTCACGATCAGCGTCTACGGCGCGACCGAGGCCAGCTACGACGGCCTGACCCGCCGCCGCGGGTCGTTCCGGAAGTTTCAGAGCGGGCTCGCTGCCGCGGTCGAGGCCGGGCTGCCGCTCAAGCTCAACATCGTCGTCGCACGGCAGAACGAGCACGAGGTCGCCGAGATGCAGGCGATGGCCGAAGGACTCGGGATTCCCTATCACGTGTTCACCAACATGAGCCCGACCATCTACGGCGGACCGGAGAGCCTGCCCGCTCAGTCTCGGGAATTCCAACGACAGCGCAAGCCGTTCGGCGGCTGCAACGCCGGAGTGACGTTCTTCCACGCAGACCCGCACGGCGTCGCCTCGATCTGCAAAGTCGGGCGCGACCCCTCGGTCAACCTGATGTCCGAGGGCGTCGCAGGGTTGACCAATCTGGCCGGAATTGCCGAGAAGCTGCAGACCCGCACCGGCGGGTGCAGCGGGTGCACCCTCTCCGGCACGTGCTGGGTCTGCCGTCCGCTCGCGAAGCTGTACCAGCAGGCGAAGGCGCCGCTGGGCTCGTACTGCCAGCACCGAGGGAGGTGA
- a CDS encoding aminoglycoside phosphotransferase family protein yields MAIPRQHWEELPEPVHDAVEALLGPIQTATTVGLGQNSAIAAVLATPQRRLFVKGLRTDQRAVVAQQREASINPHVRTVAPELLWRLEIHGWDLLCFEHLDGRAADYSPASPDLPRLVDTMRRLAALPCPDLPPTVFRPAQLRWAELIDDPNARQQLAGDTILHTDYNPSNIIVTSTGDLKMIDWAWPTRGAAWIDPACLVPRLIAWGHTPASAEAVAAQCPGWTDADPAIIDLFAAGLTTMWDAIAHDEPGEDWKQTLATSAKQWLEHRTAPASA; encoded by the coding sequence ATGGCCATCCCGCGCCAGCACTGGGAAGAACTCCCCGAGCCCGTTCACGACGCCGTCGAAGCCCTGCTCGGGCCCATCCAGACGGCCACCACGGTCGGCCTCGGGCAGAACTCGGCCATCGCGGCGGTCCTCGCGACCCCGCAGCGGCGCTTGTTCGTCAAGGGCCTGCGTACCGACCAGCGTGCGGTCGTTGCCCAGCAACGCGAAGCGTCGATCAACCCACACGTCCGCACCGTGGCACCCGAGCTCCTCTGGCGGCTCGAGATCCACGGCTGGGATCTGCTGTGCTTCGAACACCTCGACGGTCGGGCCGCCGACTACTCCCCTGCCTCGCCTGATCTGCCGCGACTGGTCGACACCATGCGCCGACTGGCCGCCCTGCCCTGCCCGGACCTGCCGCCCACGGTCTTCCGACCTGCGCAACTGCGGTGGGCCGAACTCATCGACGACCCCAACGCCCGCCAGCAACTCGCCGGCGACACGATCCTCCACACCGACTACAACCCCTCGAACATCATCGTCACGAGCACCGGCGATCTGAAGATGATCGACTGGGCGTGGCCGACCCGAGGAGCCGCCTGGATCGACCCGGCATGCCTGGTCCCCAGGCTCATCGCCTGGGGTCACACACCTGCGAGCGCCGAAGCCGTCGCCGCGCAGTGCCCGGGCTGGACCGACGCCGATCCAGCGATCATCGATCTCTTCGCCGCCGGCCTCACGACCATGTGGGACGCCATCGCTCACGACGAGCCGGGTGAAGACTGGAAACAGACCCTAGCCACGTCGGCCAAGCAGTGGCTCGAGCATCGGACCGCACCCGCCTCCGCCTGA
- a CDS encoding Imm1 family immunity protein, translated as MTLTAYGPTYRNGEEGGFNLELTSDDDVRRLVDLLAPDDVSTATIEAEHGVVDAHVHGDYGYLLYNGEEMISAFTDGDPASPEVTDSETGFPAGSGVPLDLFIKALVELLHTGRLPQAVRWNGAALPQTD; from the coding sequence ATGACCCTGACCGCTTACGGCCCCACCTACCGAAACGGTGAGGAAGGTGGGTTCAACCTCGAACTCACCAGTGACGACGACGTGCGCCGGCTTGTCGACCTCCTCGCCCCGGACGACGTCTCCACCGCCACCATCGAAGCCGAGCACGGCGTCGTCGACGCCCACGTGCATGGCGACTACGGCTACCTCCTCTACAACGGCGAGGAGATGATCTCCGCCTTCACCGACGGAGACCCCGCATCGCCTGAAGTCACCGACTCCGAGACAGGATTCCCAGCCGGGTCAGGGGTTCCGCTCGATCTGTTCATCAAGGCGCTCGTCGAACTCCTCCACACCGGCCGGCTACCTCAGGCAGTTCGGTGGAACGGCGCGGCGCTGCCTCAGACCGACTGA